The following proteins are co-located in the Salvelinus namaycush isolate Seneca chromosome 31, SaNama_1.0, whole genome shotgun sequence genome:
- the LOC120025438 gene encoding serine/threonine-protein kinase ULK1-like isoform X5: METVGKFEFSRKDLIGHGAFAVVFKGRNREKHDWEVAVKCINKKNLAKSQTLLGKEIKILKELKHENIVALHDFQETASSVYLVMEYCNGGDLADYLHSKGTLSEDTIQVFLQQIAGAMRVLQAKGIIHRDLKPQNILLSYPAGRKSHSTNTCIKIADFGFARYLQNNMMAATLCGSPMYMAPEVIMSQNYDAKADLWSIGTILFQCLTGKAPFQASSPQDLRLFYEKNKNLSPNIPRETSCPLRLLLLGLLQRNHKDRMDFEEFFCHPFLEASSSMKKTTPAVTMTCFPSSASASSCSSSSTSHLASPPQSLADVQLVRAKTLTSPTQDSPGFLLKDSSGGGCSSKNSSCDTDDFVMVPAHFPTGELTCEGPTGKVFHDSLMNSGSLLAFGGLGSQGKTPPHSPSYSGSPNPISRPNEFSGSNYGQLVPIPVPTQVQNYQRMEQNLHSPSQDSSPRLSTPVRRCSSNSSLGFGRTGPSLPYPGGHGALAGLRRLSVGGARPFQLSPQALQFLDMRPPPQQQGLVTRLHSAPCLLEAASRGGRQKIRKQHSDPVVANHQAGMVTMRPLHSSPRLSELMQRSPLPTILGSPSRAIPPFEFPKPPSSPNLVTFLAQQGLDLAPPGSRTASDHRDPGQPPTGQLGQYSHRAAEDNKSFGRSQSASRLSDMLLMAAFGRPLGERGSSENLGSNRGAIDITAPSGGGAVAAGSASPAQVVFTVGSPPNSSTLPQTSRTRQYSAGSSSSISPVGSFMSRYQTGTYLEGFEGPSSPRYSFTDPITANMGGPVTFLAPELPEETLMAQEHTETLRSLRFTLDFACCLMEVAGVRGTGAGAVAAQGDTSPPSLLQQQSLVADQISSLSREWSYAEQLVLYMKTAELLSSALHTAMERIKQGKLYPSATVKQVVKRLNKLFKSSVSSCLSLNARLERFFSRKHRLMDHINTITAERLLFSHTIQMVQAAALDEMFHQGEASVQRYHKALLLMEGLSLLLTEHEDILSVSKCKECIERRLTALQSGLCV; the protein is encoded by the exons TACTGCAATGGTGGGGACCTAGCGGACTATCTCCACT CCAAGGGCACCCTGAGTGAGGACACTATCCAAGTGTTCCTGCAGCAGATAGCCGGGGCCATGAGGGTGCTGCAGGCCAAGGGGATCATTCACAGAGACCTCAAACCACAGAACATTCTGCTCTCCTACCCCGCAGGACGCAAGTCCCACTCCACCAACACCTGCATCAAGATAG CTGACTTTGGGTTTGCACGGTACCTTCAGAACAACATGATGGCTGCTACTCTGTGTGGGTCCCCTATGTACATG GCACCTGAAGTCATCATGTCTCAGAACTATGATGCCAAGGCTGACCTGTGGAGCATAGGAACCATTTTGTTCCAGTGTCTGACAGGGAAAGCCCCGTTTCAG GCTAGCAGTCCCCAGGACCTCCGGCTATTTTATGAGAAAAACAAGAACCTCAGCCCCAA TATCCCCAGAGAGACCTCCTGTCCCCTGAGGCTTCTGCTGCTGGGTCTTCTGCAGCGAAACCACAAGGACCGCATGGACTTTG AGGAGTTCTTCTGTCACCCCTTCCTGGAGGCGAGCTCGTCCATGAAGAAAA CAACTCCTGCTGTGACCATGACGTGCTTTCCCAGCTCCGCTTCAGCCAGCTCCTGTAGCAGCTCTTCCACCTCACACCTGGCCTCCCCAccg caGTCCCTGGCTGATGTCCAGCTGGTCCGTGCTAAGACACTCACCTCTCCTACCCAGGATTCCCCTGGCTTCCTCCTCAAGGACTCGTCTGGAGGGGGCTGCAGCAGTAAGAACTCCTCCTGTGACACAGACGACTTTGTCATGGTGCCCGCCCACTTTCCCA CAGGTGAGCTCACCTGTGAGGGGCCTACTGGAAAGGTGTTCCACGACAGTCTGATGAACAGCGG CTCTCTGCTAGCCTTTGGTGGCCTGGGCAGTCAGGGCAAGACCCCACCCCACTCCCCCTCCTACAGTGGCTCCCCCAATCCTATCAG TCGGCCTAACGAGTTCTCTGGCAGTAACTATGGTCAGTTGGTGCCCATTCCGGTTCCCACTCAGGTCCAAAACTACCAGCGTATGGAGCAGAACCTCCATTCCCCCAGCCAGGACAGCTCCCCACG GCTGTCCACCCCAGTGCGCCGCTGTAGCAGCAATAGTTCACTGGGATTCGGAAGGACTGGCCCATCTCTGCCTTACCCAGGAGGCCACGGGGCCTTGGCTGGCCTCCGCAGGCTGTCTGTAGGAGGGGCCAGACCCTTCCAGCTTTCACCTCAAG CTCTCCAGTTCCTCGACATGCGGCCTCCCCCTCAGCAGCAAGGCCTGGTCACCCGGCTTCATAGCGCCCCATGTCTCCTCGAGGCTGCTAGCAGAGGCGGCAGGCAAAAGATCAGAAAGCAGCACTCTGACCCAGTGGTGGCCAACCACCAGGCAGGCATGGTGACTATGCGGCCCCTGCACTCCTCCCCCAGGCTGAGTGAACTCATGCAGCGCAGCCCCCTCCCCACCATTCTAGGATCTCCCTCTAGA GCCATACCACCCTTTGAGTTTCCCAAACCTCCCAGCTCCCCCAACCTGGTGACCTTCCTGGCCCAGCAGGGCCTGGATCTGGCCCCGCCTGGCAGCAGGACTGCCTCAGACCACAGGGACCCAGGACAGCCGCCCACTGGCCAGCTTGGTCAATACAGCCACAGGGCCGCAGAGGACAACAAGAGCTTTGGCAGGTCTCAGAGTGCAAGTCGTCTGTCTGACATGTTGCTGATGGCTGCGTTTGGAAGGCCGCTGGGGGAGCGGGGGAGCAGTGAGAACCTCGGCTCTAACAGAGGAGCCATAGACATCACAG CACCCTCTGGTGGTGGTGCCGTGGCTGCAGGCTCAGCCAGCCCAGCCCAGGTGGTGTTCACTGTGGGCTCCCCGCCCAACAGCAGCACCCTACCACAGACCTCCAGGACCAGGCAGTACTCAG CAGGCTCCTCCAGCTCTATCAGCCCAGTGGGGTCCTTTATGAGCCGATATCAGACAGGCACCTATCTGGAAGGCTTCGAGGGTCCCTCCAGTCCACGCTACAGCTTCACGGACCCCATCACGGCCAACATGGGGGGACCGGTCACCTTCCTGGCCCCAGAGCTGCCAGAGGAGACACTGATGGCG CAGGAGCACACAGAGACCCTGAGGAGCCTTCGCTTCACCCTGGACTTTGCCTGCTGTCTGATGGAGGTGGCGGGAGTCAGGGGGACCGGGGCTGGAGCTGTGGCGGCGCAAGGGGACACCTCCCCACCCTCCCTCCTGCAGCAGCAGAGCCTGGTGGCAGACCAGATCAGCTCCCTCAGCCGAGAGTGGAG cTATGCGGAGCAGCTGGTGTTGTACATGAAGACTGCAGAGCTCCTGTCGTCTGCCTTACACACAGCCATGGAGCGCATCAAACAGGGCAAACTGTACCCCTCTGCTACTGTCAAACAAG TGGTGAAGAGACTGAACAAGCTTTTCAAGTCCAGCGTGTCGTCCTGCCTCTCCCTCAACGCCCGGCTGGAGCGCTTCTTCTCTAGGAAGCACCGTCTCATGGACCACATTAACACCATCACCGCTGAGAGGCTGCTGTTCAGCCACACCATTCAGATG gTGCAGGCTGCTGCTCTGGATGAGATGTTCCACCAGGGGGAGGCGTCGGTGCAGCGCTACCACAAGGCCCTGCTGCTGATGGAGGGCCTGTCCCTGCTCCTCACCGAGCACGAAGACATCCTCAGCGTTAGCAAAT GTAAGGAGTGCATCGAGCGTCGCCTCACAGCACTACAGTCAGGGCTCTGCGTCTGA
- the LOC120025438 gene encoding serine/threonine-protein kinase ULK1-like isoform X6 — METVGKFEFSRKDLIGHGAFAVVFKGRNREKHDWEVAVKCINKKNLAKSQTLLGKEIKILKELKHENIVALHDFQETASSVYLVMEYCNGGDLADYLHSKGTLSEDTIQVFLQQIAGAMRVLQAKGIIHRDLKPQNILLSYPAGRKSHSTNTCIKIADFGFARYLQNNMMAATLCGSPMYMAPEVIMSQNYDAKADLWSIGTILFQCLTGKAPFQASSPQDLRLFYEKNKNLSPNIPRETSCPLRLLLLGLLQRNHKDRMDFEEFFCHPFLEASSSMKKTTPAVTMTCFPSSASASSCSSSSTSHLASPPQSLADVQLVRAKTLTSPTQDSPGFLLKDSSGGGCSSKNSSCDTDDFVMVPAHFPTGELTCEGPTGKVFHDSLMNSGSLLAFGGLGSQGKTPPHSPSYSGSPNPISRPNEFSGSNYGQLVPIPVPTQVQNYQRMEQNLHSPSQDSSPRLSTPVRRCSSNSSLGFGRTGPSLPYPGGHGALAGLRRLSVGGARPFQLSPQALQFLDMRPPPQQQGLVTRLHSAPCLLEAASRGGRQKIRKQHSDPVVANHQAGMVTMRPLHSSPRLSELMQRSPLPTILGSPSRAIPPFEFPKPPSSPNLVTFLAQQGLDLAPPGSRTASDHRDPGQPPTGQLGQYSHRAAEDNKSFGRSQSASRLSDMLLMAAFGRPLGERGSSENLGSNRGAIDITAPSGGGAVAAGSASPAQVVFTVGSPPNSSTLPQTSRTRQYSGSSSSISPVGSFMSRYQTGTYLEGFEGPSSPRYSFTDPITANMGGPVTFLAPELPEETLMAQEHTETLRSLRFTLDFACCLMEVAGVRGTGAGAVAAQGDTSPPSLLQQQSLVADQISSLSREWSYAEQLVLYMKTAELLSSALHTAMERIKQGKLYPSATVKQVVKRLNKLFKSSVSSCLSLNARLERFFSRKHRLMDHINTITAERLLFSHTIQMVQAAALDEMFHQGEASVQRYHKALLLMEGLSLLLTEHEDILSVSKCKECIERRLTALQSGLCV; from the exons TACTGCAATGGTGGGGACCTAGCGGACTATCTCCACT CCAAGGGCACCCTGAGTGAGGACACTATCCAAGTGTTCCTGCAGCAGATAGCCGGGGCCATGAGGGTGCTGCAGGCCAAGGGGATCATTCACAGAGACCTCAAACCACAGAACATTCTGCTCTCCTACCCCGCAGGACGCAAGTCCCACTCCACCAACACCTGCATCAAGATAG CTGACTTTGGGTTTGCACGGTACCTTCAGAACAACATGATGGCTGCTACTCTGTGTGGGTCCCCTATGTACATG GCACCTGAAGTCATCATGTCTCAGAACTATGATGCCAAGGCTGACCTGTGGAGCATAGGAACCATTTTGTTCCAGTGTCTGACAGGGAAAGCCCCGTTTCAG GCTAGCAGTCCCCAGGACCTCCGGCTATTTTATGAGAAAAACAAGAACCTCAGCCCCAA TATCCCCAGAGAGACCTCCTGTCCCCTGAGGCTTCTGCTGCTGGGTCTTCTGCAGCGAAACCACAAGGACCGCATGGACTTTG AGGAGTTCTTCTGTCACCCCTTCCTGGAGGCGAGCTCGTCCATGAAGAAAA CAACTCCTGCTGTGACCATGACGTGCTTTCCCAGCTCCGCTTCAGCCAGCTCCTGTAGCAGCTCTTCCACCTCACACCTGGCCTCCCCAccg caGTCCCTGGCTGATGTCCAGCTGGTCCGTGCTAAGACACTCACCTCTCCTACCCAGGATTCCCCTGGCTTCCTCCTCAAGGACTCGTCTGGAGGGGGCTGCAGCAGTAAGAACTCCTCCTGTGACACAGACGACTTTGTCATGGTGCCCGCCCACTTTCCCA CAGGTGAGCTCACCTGTGAGGGGCCTACTGGAAAGGTGTTCCACGACAGTCTGATGAACAGCGG CTCTCTGCTAGCCTTTGGTGGCCTGGGCAGTCAGGGCAAGACCCCACCCCACTCCCCCTCCTACAGTGGCTCCCCCAATCCTATCAG TCGGCCTAACGAGTTCTCTGGCAGTAACTATGGTCAGTTGGTGCCCATTCCGGTTCCCACTCAGGTCCAAAACTACCAGCGTATGGAGCAGAACCTCCATTCCCCCAGCCAGGACAGCTCCCCACG GCTGTCCACCCCAGTGCGCCGCTGTAGCAGCAATAGTTCACTGGGATTCGGAAGGACTGGCCCATCTCTGCCTTACCCAGGAGGCCACGGGGCCTTGGCTGGCCTCCGCAGGCTGTCTGTAGGAGGGGCCAGACCCTTCCAGCTTTCACCTCAAG CTCTCCAGTTCCTCGACATGCGGCCTCCCCCTCAGCAGCAAGGCCTGGTCACCCGGCTTCATAGCGCCCCATGTCTCCTCGAGGCTGCTAGCAGAGGCGGCAGGCAAAAGATCAGAAAGCAGCACTCTGACCCAGTGGTGGCCAACCACCAGGCAGGCATGGTGACTATGCGGCCCCTGCACTCCTCCCCCAGGCTGAGTGAACTCATGCAGCGCAGCCCCCTCCCCACCATTCTAGGATCTCCCTCTAGA GCCATACCACCCTTTGAGTTTCCCAAACCTCCCAGCTCCCCCAACCTGGTGACCTTCCTGGCCCAGCAGGGCCTGGATCTGGCCCCGCCTGGCAGCAGGACTGCCTCAGACCACAGGGACCCAGGACAGCCGCCCACTGGCCAGCTTGGTCAATACAGCCACAGGGCCGCAGAGGACAACAAGAGCTTTGGCAGGTCTCAGAGTGCAAGTCGTCTGTCTGACATGTTGCTGATGGCTGCGTTTGGAAGGCCGCTGGGGGAGCGGGGGAGCAGTGAGAACCTCGGCTCTAACAGAGGAGCCATAGACATCACAG CACCCTCTGGTGGTGGTGCCGTGGCTGCAGGCTCAGCCAGCCCAGCCCAGGTGGTGTTCACTGTGGGCTCCCCGCCCAACAGCAGCACCCTACCACAGACCTCCAGGACCAGGCAGTACTCAG GCTCCTCCAGCTCTATCAGCCCAGTGGGGTCCTTTATGAGCCGATATCAGACAGGCACCTATCTGGAAGGCTTCGAGGGTCCCTCCAGTCCACGCTACAGCTTCACGGACCCCATCACGGCCAACATGGGGGGACCGGTCACCTTCCTGGCCCCAGAGCTGCCAGAGGAGACACTGATGGCG CAGGAGCACACAGAGACCCTGAGGAGCCTTCGCTTCACCCTGGACTTTGCCTGCTGTCTGATGGAGGTGGCGGGAGTCAGGGGGACCGGGGCTGGAGCTGTGGCGGCGCAAGGGGACACCTCCCCACCCTCCCTCCTGCAGCAGCAGAGCCTGGTGGCAGACCAGATCAGCTCCCTCAGCCGAGAGTGGAG cTATGCGGAGCAGCTGGTGTTGTACATGAAGACTGCAGAGCTCCTGTCGTCTGCCTTACACACAGCCATGGAGCGCATCAAACAGGGCAAACTGTACCCCTCTGCTACTGTCAAACAAG TGGTGAAGAGACTGAACAAGCTTTTCAAGTCCAGCGTGTCGTCCTGCCTCTCCCTCAACGCCCGGCTGGAGCGCTTCTTCTCTAGGAAGCACCGTCTCATGGACCACATTAACACCATCACCGCTGAGAGGCTGCTGTTCAGCCACACCATTCAGATG gTGCAGGCTGCTGCTCTGGATGAGATGTTCCACCAGGGGGAGGCGTCGGTGCAGCGCTACCACAAGGCCCTGCTGCTGATGGAGGGCCTGTCCCTGCTCCTCACCGAGCACGAAGACATCCTCAGCGTTAGCAAAT GTAAGGAGTGCATCGAGCGTCGCCTCACAGCACTACAGTCAGGGCTCTGCGTCTGA
- the LOC120025438 gene encoding serine/threonine-protein kinase ULK1-like isoform X9, with amino-acid sequence METVGKFEFSRKDLIGHGAFAVVFKGRNREKHDWEVAVKCINKKNLAKSQTLLGKEIKILKELKHENIVALHDFQETASSVYLVMEYCNGGDLADYLHSKGTLSEDTIQVFLQQIAGAMRVLQAKGIIHRDLKPQNILLSYPAGRKSHSTNTCIKIADFGFARYLQNNMMAATLCGSPMYMAPEVIMSQNYDAKADLWSIGTILFQCLTGKAPFQASSPQDLRLFYEKNKNLSPNIPRETSCPLRLLLLGLLQRNHKDRMDFEEFFCHPFLEASSSMKKTTPAVTMTCFPSSASASSCSSSSTSHLASPPQSLADVQLVRAKTLTSPTQDSPGFLLKDSSGGGCSSKNSSCDTDDFVMVPAHFPSELTCEGPTGKVFHDSLMNSGSLLAFGGLGSQGKTPPHSPSYSGSPNPISRPNEFSGSNYGQLVPIPVPTQVQNYQRMEQNLHSPSQDSSPRLSTPVRRCSSNSSLGFGRTGPSLPYPGGHGALAGLRRLSVGGARPFQLSPQALQFLDMRPPPQQQGLVTRLHSAPCLLEAASRGGRQKIRKQHSDPVVANHQAGMVTMRPLHSSPRLSELMQRSPLPTILGSPSRAIPPFEFPKPPSSPNLVTFLAQQGLDLAPPGSRTASDHRDPGQPPTGQLGQYSHRAAEDNKSFGRSQSASRLSDMLLMAAFGRPLGERGSSENLGSNRGAIDITAPSGGGAVAAGSASPAQVVFTVGSPPNSSTLPQTSRTRQYSAGSSSSISPVGSFMSRYQTGTYLEGFEGPSSPRYSFTDPITANMGGPVTFLAPELPEETLMAQEHTETLRSLRFTLDFACCLMEVAGVRGTGAGAVAAQGDTSPPSLLQQQSLVADQISSLSREWSYAEQLVLYMKTAELLSSALHTAMERIKQGKLYPSATVKQVVKRLNKLFKSSVSSCLSLNARLERFFSRKHRLMDHINTITAERLLFSHTIQMVQAAALDEMFHQGEASVQRYHKALLLMEGLSLLLTEHEDILSVSKCKECIERRLTALQSGLCV; translated from the exons TACTGCAATGGTGGGGACCTAGCGGACTATCTCCACT CCAAGGGCACCCTGAGTGAGGACACTATCCAAGTGTTCCTGCAGCAGATAGCCGGGGCCATGAGGGTGCTGCAGGCCAAGGGGATCATTCACAGAGACCTCAAACCACAGAACATTCTGCTCTCCTACCCCGCAGGACGCAAGTCCCACTCCACCAACACCTGCATCAAGATAG CTGACTTTGGGTTTGCACGGTACCTTCAGAACAACATGATGGCTGCTACTCTGTGTGGGTCCCCTATGTACATG GCACCTGAAGTCATCATGTCTCAGAACTATGATGCCAAGGCTGACCTGTGGAGCATAGGAACCATTTTGTTCCAGTGTCTGACAGGGAAAGCCCCGTTTCAG GCTAGCAGTCCCCAGGACCTCCGGCTATTTTATGAGAAAAACAAGAACCTCAGCCCCAA TATCCCCAGAGAGACCTCCTGTCCCCTGAGGCTTCTGCTGCTGGGTCTTCTGCAGCGAAACCACAAGGACCGCATGGACTTTG AGGAGTTCTTCTGTCACCCCTTCCTGGAGGCGAGCTCGTCCATGAAGAAAA CAACTCCTGCTGTGACCATGACGTGCTTTCCCAGCTCCGCTTCAGCCAGCTCCTGTAGCAGCTCTTCCACCTCACACCTGGCCTCCCCAccg caGTCCCTGGCTGATGTCCAGCTGGTCCGTGCTAAGACACTCACCTCTCCTACCCAGGATTCCCCTGGCTTCCTCCTCAAGGACTCGTCTGGAGGGGGCTGCAGCAGTAAGAACTCCTCCTGTGACACAGACGACTTTGTCATGGTGCCCGCCCACTTTCCCA GTGAGCTCACCTGTGAGGGGCCTACTGGAAAGGTGTTCCACGACAGTCTGATGAACAGCGG CTCTCTGCTAGCCTTTGGTGGCCTGGGCAGTCAGGGCAAGACCCCACCCCACTCCCCCTCCTACAGTGGCTCCCCCAATCCTATCAG TCGGCCTAACGAGTTCTCTGGCAGTAACTATGGTCAGTTGGTGCCCATTCCGGTTCCCACTCAGGTCCAAAACTACCAGCGTATGGAGCAGAACCTCCATTCCCCCAGCCAGGACAGCTCCCCACG GCTGTCCACCCCAGTGCGCCGCTGTAGCAGCAATAGTTCACTGGGATTCGGAAGGACTGGCCCATCTCTGCCTTACCCAGGAGGCCACGGGGCCTTGGCTGGCCTCCGCAGGCTGTCTGTAGGAGGGGCCAGACCCTTCCAGCTTTCACCTCAAG CTCTCCAGTTCCTCGACATGCGGCCTCCCCCTCAGCAGCAAGGCCTGGTCACCCGGCTTCATAGCGCCCCATGTCTCCTCGAGGCTGCTAGCAGAGGCGGCAGGCAAAAGATCAGAAAGCAGCACTCTGACCCAGTGGTGGCCAACCACCAGGCAGGCATGGTGACTATGCGGCCCCTGCACTCCTCCCCCAGGCTGAGTGAACTCATGCAGCGCAGCCCCCTCCCCACCATTCTAGGATCTCCCTCTAGA GCCATACCACCCTTTGAGTTTCCCAAACCTCCCAGCTCCCCCAACCTGGTGACCTTCCTGGCCCAGCAGGGCCTGGATCTGGCCCCGCCTGGCAGCAGGACTGCCTCAGACCACAGGGACCCAGGACAGCCGCCCACTGGCCAGCTTGGTCAATACAGCCACAGGGCCGCAGAGGACAACAAGAGCTTTGGCAGGTCTCAGAGTGCAAGTCGTCTGTCTGACATGTTGCTGATGGCTGCGTTTGGAAGGCCGCTGGGGGAGCGGGGGAGCAGTGAGAACCTCGGCTCTAACAGAGGAGCCATAGACATCACAG CACCCTCTGGTGGTGGTGCCGTGGCTGCAGGCTCAGCCAGCCCAGCCCAGGTGGTGTTCACTGTGGGCTCCCCGCCCAACAGCAGCACCCTACCACAGACCTCCAGGACCAGGCAGTACTCAG CAGGCTCCTCCAGCTCTATCAGCCCAGTGGGGTCCTTTATGAGCCGATATCAGACAGGCACCTATCTGGAAGGCTTCGAGGGTCCCTCCAGTCCACGCTACAGCTTCACGGACCCCATCACGGCCAACATGGGGGGACCGGTCACCTTCCTGGCCCCAGAGCTGCCAGAGGAGACACTGATGGCG CAGGAGCACACAGAGACCCTGAGGAGCCTTCGCTTCACCCTGGACTTTGCCTGCTGTCTGATGGAGGTGGCGGGAGTCAGGGGGACCGGGGCTGGAGCTGTGGCGGCGCAAGGGGACACCTCCCCACCCTCCCTCCTGCAGCAGCAGAGCCTGGTGGCAGACCAGATCAGCTCCCTCAGCCGAGAGTGGAG cTATGCGGAGCAGCTGGTGTTGTACATGAAGACTGCAGAGCTCCTGTCGTCTGCCTTACACACAGCCATGGAGCGCATCAAACAGGGCAAACTGTACCCCTCTGCTACTGTCAAACAAG TGGTGAAGAGACTGAACAAGCTTTTCAAGTCCAGCGTGTCGTCCTGCCTCTCCCTCAACGCCCGGCTGGAGCGCTTCTTCTCTAGGAAGCACCGTCTCATGGACCACATTAACACCATCACCGCTGAGAGGCTGCTGTTCAGCCACACCATTCAGATG gTGCAGGCTGCTGCTCTGGATGAGATGTTCCACCAGGGGGAGGCGTCGGTGCAGCGCTACCACAAGGCCCTGCTGCTGATGGAGGGCCTGTCCCTGCTCCTCACCGAGCACGAAGACATCCTCAGCGTTAGCAAAT GTAAGGAGTGCATCGAGCGTCGCCTCACAGCACTACAGTCAGGGCTCTGCGTCTGA